Within the Butyrivibrio sp. AE3004 genome, the region TCATAGCCTTGCGGAAGCTTTTTTATAAAGCTGTGCGCATGTGATTTTCTAGCGGCATCTATTATCTCTTCATCAGTAAATCCGTTTCTTCCAAGAGTTATATTATCCTTAATGGTTCCCGTGCGTAACCAGGTTTCTTGCAGAACCATTCCAAAGTTTCCTCTAAGATCTGCTCTTTTCAGATTCTTTATGTTTATACCTTCTGTACGGATACTTCCTTTATCAACATCATAAAATCTCATCAAAAGATTTATGATCGTAGTCTTACCACTTCCTGTTGGTCCCACAATTGCAACTCTTTGGCCTTCTTTAACAGATAGCGTCAGATCTTTTATCAGTTCTCTTTCCTTATCGTAAGAAAAATTCACATCTTTTATTTCAATATTGCCCTTAACTTCCTTAAGTTCTTCTGCAGGATCAGCATCAGGAATCTGAGGTTTTACATCAATAAGTTCAAATACTCTTCTTGCACACGCAAGCGCATTCTGAAGCTCTGTTATAACACTTGATATTTCATTAAATGGTTTAGTATATTGTATAGCATAGCTCAGGAAAATTGTAAGCTCACCAACACTCATCAGTCCATTTATGCACTCAAAAGCACCAAAGAGAGCTACAAAAGCATATACTGTATTATTTACAACTCTGGTACTTGGATTAGCAAGAGATGAAAAGAAGGTTGCCTTAAGACTGGTTGTAGCAAGTTCTTCATTAATTTCATCAAATACTATCTGGTTTTCATCCTCGTGTCCAAAGGCTTTAACAACCTTCAGATTACCAATCATTTCATCAATAAGAGCTGTCTGATCGGCTCTTGCTTTTGACTGATCCCTGAAAAGCGAATAAGATCTGCTTGCAATAAATCTTGCCACGAAAAGCGAGATGGGTGTAAGAAGTACAACCATAGCAGCAATCCGCCACTGCAGATAGAACATAAACACAAGTGTCCCAAGAATAGTCACTATACCTGTAAATAACTGTGTAAATCCCATTAAAAGTCCATCAGCAAACTGATCAACATCTGCAATAATCTTACTTACAATTTCTCCCTGTGGATGTTTATCAAGATACTCAAACGGTAAAATCTGAAGCTTGTCAAAAGCATCATTTCTTACGTCACGAACAACTCCATAGGTTATTTTATTATTTACGCCATACATAAACCACTGACAAAGTGCTGCTATAAGAACTACTATTCCGAATCTGATAAGCAACTCCTTTATCGTTGCAAAATCAACGTTCCCTTCAGTTTTAATACAATCGACAATATTACCGGCTATTATCGGTGCATACAATGCAAGAAGTGCGGATATCACTGCAAATGTAATAGAAAAAAATATAAGAATCCTATAAGAAGCAGCATACTTTAATACTCTTTTAAGTTCACTCATTTACTGCCTTCTTTCCAAATTGAGACTCATATATTTCTCTGTAAGTCTCACTCTTTTCAAGAAGCTGTTCATGTGTACCTATCCCATCTACAATTCCATCATCAAGAACAATTATTTTGTCACAGAATCTCACAGAAGCAGCTCTTTGAGAAACGATAAATGTAACAGGCTTATAAGAAAGCTCTGAAATAGCCTTTCTTAAATTTTTGTCTGTCATATTATCAAGAGCAGATGAACTGTCATCAAGTATAAGTATTTCAGGCTTTTTAACAAGCGCTCTGGCAATTGTCAAACGTTGCTTCTGTCCACCTGAAAGGTTTCTTCCGGCCTGAGTTATCTCAGCTGAAAGCTTGCCCTTCTTTTCATTTACTACTTCCAGCGCCTGGGCAGTTTTTACAGCCTCCCACATCTCATCATCACTTGCGGCAGCATTCCCCCATTTAAGGTTATCTCTTATTGAGCCTTTAAAAAGGACAGCCTTTTGAGGAACTATACCGATGACATCTCGAAGCGACTCCATAGTATATTCCCTGATATCTTTACCTTTATATTTTATTTTTCCACCGGTAACATCATAAAATCTTGGAATAAGATTAATAAGTGTTGTTTTACCGGAGCCGGTACCTCCAATAATACCTATAGACTCACCTTTACGTGCTGAAAATGTCACGTCTTTAAGAGAGTCTTCACTATCGCCCTGATAGCGCATGCTTACATTATCAAAAGTAATAACAGCATCATCCTCACCGCAATCAGCTTTATGAGCATCATAGGTACCATCTTGCATTGAGCCTTCTACTTCAAGCATGGATTGTACCCTGTTTCCACATGCAAATGATTTTGTAACTGTAATAATAAGCGAGGCCAGTTTAACCAACTCAACGAGAATCTGAGACATATAATTATAAAGTGCAACTACCGCACCTGTCGTCAGCACTCCGACATATACTTTATCTGCACTTGTCTTTAAAAGGATAATAATTGCCAGATTAAGTATTACATATGTTATTGGGTTCATAAGAGCTGAAATTCTGCCAACATATTCCTGAAGCTTTGTCAGAACTTCATTTCTTTCCTTAAATACTCCGGCCTCTTTTTTTTCTAAATCAAATGCCCTTATAACACGAACACCTGATAGATTTTCTCTTGTCAGTCCTAAAACCTTATCAAGGAGTTCCTGTATTTTTTTGTACCTTGGAATTCCCCAAAGCATAATTCCAAATACAACAACAGATAAAACAATAATTGTAAACAAAAAAATAAGCGCCTGATTAAAATCAATGGAAAACGCCATTATCATCGCTCCAAAAACAACAAAAGGAGAACGCAGAAGAAGTCTCAAGGTAAGATTTACTCCTTGTTGAACCTGATTAACATCACTGGTCATCCTTGTAATAAGTGTTGTTGTTCCCATGTTATCAATCTGCGCATATGAAAAACCCTGTATGTTTTTAAACAGATCTTTTTTGATTGCAGCAGCAAAAAAAGATGCCGCCTTAGCAGCAAAAAACTGAGCTGTCACAGCACAGGCATATCCAATTACAGCTAAAAGAATAAGTACAAGACTCATTCTTACAACATATGGCTTATCACCTGCTGATATTCCTTTATCAATAATGGCAGCAACAACTAAAGGAACAATCAGCTCAAAAGTAGCTTCAAGCAATTTGAAAAGCGGTCCCAAGACCGCTTCTAAAGAATAACTTTTTAAATATTTAAGTAACTTAATCATATATAAATTCTTAGTCCTTTCGGATAATGATTTTTCAAAATACCACCTGCATATTTCGCCCAGCCAAGACTATATCCATAAGTAGTAATCAGATACCACCCGTTATCAAGCCCCTGCTCCCTAAAGCTCATTCCGCCAATAAATTCCATCGCTTTATTGTCATCATGTTTTAAGAGCTGCTTATTTAACTCATATGTTAATACTACATTTTGGGGGTTTAAAGCAAGTGCTAATGAATGAGAAGGTTCAAATCTTCCATTCTTGATTGTTCCAAGATGCAATCCGGGCCTCATGATTGTAAGCCCATTTATTCCCGGCATTCCTTCAGGAGCTAAATATAACTGATCTCCGAATAAAAATGGCGTGCCACATAAATCGCCGT harbors:
- a CDS encoding ABC transporter ATP-binding protein; this encodes MSELKRVLKYAASYRILIFFSITFAVISALLALYAPIIAGNIVDCIKTEGNVDFATIKELLIRFGIVVLIAALCQWFMYGVNNKITYGVVRDVRNDAFDKLQILPFEYLDKHPQGEIVSKIIADVDQFADGLLMGFTQLFTGIVTILGTLVFMFYLQWRIAAMVVLLTPISLFVARFIASRSYSLFRDQSKARADQTALIDEMIGNLKVVKAFGHEDENQIVFDEINEELATTSLKATFFSSLANPSTRVVNNTVYAFVALFGAFECINGLMSVGELTIFLSYAIQYTKPFNEISSVITELQNALACARRVFELIDVKPQIPDADPAEELKEVKGNIEIKDVNFSYDKERELIKDLTLSVKEGQRVAIVGPTGSGKTTIINLLMRFYDVDKGSIRTEGINIKNLKRADLRGNFGMVLQETWLRTGTIKDNITLGRNGFTDEEIIDAARKSHAHSFIKKLPQGYDTVIGEDGGMLSQGQKQLLCITRIMLQVPPMLILDEATSSIDTRTEMRIQRAFKRMMEGRTSFIVAHRLSTIKEADRILVMKDGHIIEQGNHETLLAAGGFYSKLYQSQFEN
- a CDS encoding ABC transporter ATP-binding protein; this translates as MIKLLKYLKSYSLEAVLGPLFKLLEATFELIVPLVVAAIIDKGISAGDKPYVVRMSLVLILLAVIGYACAVTAQFFAAKAASFFAAAIKKDLFKNIQGFSYAQIDNMGTTTLITRMTSDVNQVQQGVNLTLRLLLRSPFVVFGAMIMAFSIDFNQALIFLFTIIVLSVVVFGIMLWGIPRYKKIQELLDKVLGLTRENLSGVRVIRAFDLEKKEAGVFKERNEVLTKLQEYVGRISALMNPITYVILNLAIIILLKTSADKVYVGVLTTGAVVALYNYMSQILVELVKLASLIITVTKSFACGNRVQSMLEVEGSMQDGTYDAHKADCGEDDAVITFDNVSMRYQGDSEDSLKDVTFSARKGESIGIIGGTGSGKTTLINLIPRFYDVTGGKIKYKGKDIREYTMESLRDVIGIVPQKAVLFKGSIRDNLKWGNAAASDDEMWEAVKTAQALEVVNEKKGKLSAEITQAGRNLSGGQKQRLTIARALVKKPEILILDDSSSALDNMTDKNLRKAISELSYKPVTFIVSQRAASVRFCDKIIVLDDGIVDGIGTHEQLLEKSETYREIYESQFGKKAVNE